The following proteins come from a genomic window of Pyxidicoccus sp. MSG2:
- a CDS encoding DUF3618 domain-containing protein — MAASNGLPKSASPQSAASLRAEIERTRAELATSVSALREEVAVAADWRQWVRRHPHACIGAAFVVGFWLGSRR; from the coding sequence ATGGCCGCTAGCAATGGACTGCCCAAGTCCGCCAGCCCCCAGAGCGCCGCCTCGCTTCGCGCGGAAATCGAGCGCACGCGCGCCGAGCTGGCCACGTCCGTGAGCGCCCTGCGCGAGGAGGTGGCCGTGGCCGCCGACTGGCGTCAGTGGGTGCGCCGTCATCCGCACGCGTGCATCGGCGCGGCCTTCGTCGTCGGCTTCTGGCTGGGCTCGCGCCGGTAG
- a CDS encoding phage holin family protein, with the protein MHVGSEQTERGISALVGRMADGFSRLVTQHLQLARLELAEDVKATGLDVAMIAAFVPFILVGYAFVCGAIAALLSTWLGWAGALGGVGLINLAGGAGGALWAVKRLQARRVMDDSTSELSRSMAALTHSAPAASVNTLRGANSEFFKEPQNGR; encoded by the coding sequence ATGCACGTGGGGAGTGAACAGACCGAGCGCGGAATCTCCGCGCTCGTCGGGCGCATGGCGGACGGTTTCAGCCGCCTGGTGACACAGCACCTGCAGCTGGCACGGCTGGAGCTCGCGGAGGATGTGAAGGCCACCGGCCTGGACGTGGCGATGATTGCCGCCTTCGTGCCCTTCATCCTCGTGGGCTATGCCTTCGTGTGCGGGGCCATCGCGGCGCTGTTGTCGACGTGGCTCGGCTGGGCCGGGGCGCTTGGTGGGGTGGGGCTCATCAACCTCGCGGGCGGCGCCGGTGGTGCGCTCTGGGCGGTGAAGCGGCTGCAGGCGCGCCGGGTGATGGACGACAGCACGAGCGAGCTGTCGCGCAGCATGGCCGCGCTGACCCACTCCGCACCGGCCGCCTCCGTGAATACGCTCCGGGGCGCCAACAGCGAATTCTTCAAGGAGCCGCAGAATGGCCGCTAG
- a CDS encoding endonuclease/exonuclease/phosphatase family protein, with product MELTLVSYNIHSGIGTDGRFDLGRVGTVLREVDADIIALQEVGDFRNVTPREDQPEHLADLLGMHMAFGPNVVRNGRRYGNAILSRLPILKSKNYDLSVGRREPRGALRCDLDLGDGSQLHVFSLHLGLRLGERRRQEALLLSADILREAARKDPLVVCGDFNYLGNGPVPSLVRQAIRDVALELGAAARTYPTRMPMLRLDRIYVDAGVRPVDVHPHRTEMSRVASDHLPLVFRFEAPIAVETPLSPPVQLIG from the coding sequence GTGGAGCTGACCCTCGTTTCGTACAACATCCACAGCGGCATCGGGACGGACGGCCGGTTCGACCTGGGCCGCGTGGGCACGGTGCTCCGCGAGGTGGACGCGGACATCATCGCGCTCCAGGAAGTGGGGGACTTCCGCAACGTCACGCCGCGGGAGGACCAGCCCGAGCACCTGGCGGACCTGCTCGGCATGCACATGGCGTTCGGCCCCAACGTGGTCCGCAACGGCCGGCGCTACGGCAACGCGATTCTCTCGCGGCTGCCCATCCTCAAGTCGAAGAACTATGACCTGAGCGTGGGACGCCGCGAGCCGCGCGGGGCGCTGCGGTGCGACCTGGACCTGGGCGACGGCAGCCAGCTCCACGTCTTCAGCCTGCACCTGGGCTTGAGGCTGGGGGAGCGGCGCCGGCAGGAGGCGCTGCTGTTGTCCGCGGACATCCTCCGCGAGGCCGCGCGCAAGGATCCGCTCGTGGTGTGCGGGGACTTCAACTACCTGGGCAACGGGCCGGTGCCGTCGCTCGTGCGCCAGGCCATCCGCGACGTGGCCCTGGAGCTGGGGGCGGCGGCGCGCACGTATCCCACCCGGATGCCCATGCTGCGGTTGGACCGCATCTACGTGGACGCGGGGGTGCGCCCGGTGGACGTCCACCCCCACCGCACCGAGATGAGCCGGGTGGCGTCGGACCATCTGCCGCTGGTGTTCCGGTTCGAGGCGCCCATCGCCGTGGAGACCCCCCTCTCTCCGCCGGTGCAGCTCATCGGCTAG